One genomic window of Burkholderia diffusa includes the following:
- a CDS encoding IS3 family transposase (programmed frameshift) produces the protein MKKRFTEEQIIGILKEAEAGLKPAELCRKYGISEATYYNWKAKFGGMTVSEAQRLKELEQENSKLKRLLAESMLDNAALKGLAGSKVASPQAKREAVRILMTERAMGVTRACGLVGISRSLFYYESRRRVDDEVLTGRMMAIAAQKRRYGYRRIHVLLQRDGYFVNHKRIWRLYTKAGLSVRKRRRKRIAAVERTPLPLPTGPNQSWSMDFVSDGLAYGRRFRCLNVVDDYTRECLAIEVDTSLPGLRVQQVLERLKEMRGLPASITVDNGPEFAGKVLDAWAYEAGVTLSFIRPGKPVENAYIESFNGRFRDECLNEHWFVSMRHAKRLIEEWRIEYNTERPHSSLGYLTPAQFARAHDAKQQFLTSDSNCSSD, from the exons ATGAAAAAGCGATTCACCGAAGAACAGATCATCGGTATCTTGAAGGAAGCCGAGGCTGGCCTGAAGCCGGCGGAGCTGTGTCGCAAGTACGGCATCTCGGAAGCGACCTACTACAACTGGAAAGCGAAGTTCGGCGGGATGACGGTCTCCGAAGCGCAGCGCCTGAAGGAACTGGAGCAGGAGAATAGTAAGCTCAAGCGTCTGTTGGCCGAATCGATGCTCGACAACGCCGCGCTGAAGG GACTTGCTGGCTCGAAAGTAGCAAGCCCGCAGGCCAAGCGCGAAGCGGTCCGGATATTGATGACCGAACGTGCCATGGGTGTTACCCGGGCCTGCGGGCTGGTAGGGATTTCGCGCTCTCTGTTCTATTACGAATCACGCCGCCGAGTTGACGACGAAGTGCTGACTGGCCGGATGATGGCCATCGCCGCGCAGAAGCGCCGCTACGGCTATCGCCGGATTCACGTGCTGTTGCAGCGGGATGGCTACTTCGTCAATCACAAGCGTATCTGGCGCCTGTACACCAAGGCGGGACTGAGTGTGCGCAAGCGGCGACGCAAGCGTATTGCGGCTGTCGAGCGCACGCCGCTACCGTTACCAACAGGCCCGAATCAGAGCTGGTCGATGGACTTCGTTTCTGACGGGCTGGCCTATGGTCGGCGGTTTCGATGCCTGAACGTGGTCGACGACTACACGCGCGAGTGCTTGGCCATCGAGGTCGATACTTCATTGCCGGGCCTACGCGTTCAGCAAGTGCTCGAGCGGCTCAAGGAGATGCGAGGCTTACCCGCATCCATCACGGTCGACAACGGGCCGGAGTTCGCTGGTAAGGTGCTGGATGCATGGGCCTACGAAGCCGGTGTCACGCTGTCGTTCATCAGGCCTGGCAAGCCGGTGGAGAATGCCTATATCGAGAGCTTCAACGGTCGCTTCCGCGACGAATGCCTGAACGAGCACTGGTTCGTCTCAATGCGCCACGCCAAGCGGCTGATTGAGGAATGGCGTATCGAGTACAACACCGAGCGGCCTCATAGTTCGCTCGGCTATCTGACGCCTGCGCAGTTCGCCCGGGCGCACGACGCGAAGCAGCAGTTTTTAACTTCGGACTCTAACTGCAGTTCGGACTAA
- a CDS encoding cytochrome b, producing the protein MMKATTTFSLPARLLHWVMAAMIVAMLFIGVGMVASVSGRHEFLVALHKPLGIAVLVLVCVRIVVRFVSKPPALPEDLPWWQKVAAHGSHLVLYALMLAMPLIGWAMLSAGGYPVTLGGGVQLPALVSADPVAFAWLRVAHRVLAYLFFVTFLAHFAAALYHGLIRRDGVVRAMVGR; encoded by the coding sequence ATGATGAAGGCGACTACGACGTTTAGCTTGCCGGCGAGGCTGCTGCATTGGGTGATGGCCGCGATGATCGTCGCGATGCTGTTCATCGGAGTGGGGATGGTGGCGTCGGTTTCCGGGCGGCACGAATTCCTGGTCGCGTTGCACAAGCCGCTGGGGATTGCCGTGCTGGTGCTCGTTTGCGTGCGGATCGTGGTGCGGTTCGTGTCGAAGCCGCCCGCATTGCCCGAAGATCTGCCGTGGTGGCAGAAGGTTGCTGCGCATGGGTCGCATCTCGTGCTGTACGCGCTGATGCTTGCGATGCCGCTGATCGGATGGGCGATGCTGTCGGCGGGCGGGTATCCGGTGACGCTGGGTGGCGGTGTGCAGTTGCCGGCGCTGGTCTCGGCCGATCCGGTGGCGTTTGCGTGGCTCAGGGTCGCGCATCGCGTGCTGGCTTATCTGTTCTTCGTGACATTCCTCGCACACTTCGCGGCGGCGCTGTATCACGGGCTGATTCGGCGCGATGGGGTGGTGAGGGCGATGGTGGGGCGGTGA
- a CDS encoding catalase family peroxidase: protein MKQSSSSSPPREPGRGWWRWAVIGGAVAGVAVAFGYVGGWLAPARLTPHRLVDALQTAGGEHPGFRRNHAKGVCVTGYFESNGAASAYSIAPFFKAVRTPVVGRFALPGGNPYAPDSSVPIRSLALKLTAPDGQQWRTGMNAMPVFPVATPKAFYAQLLATRPDPATGKPDPEKVKAFFGAHPETAAFRAWVKGAKPSASYVTESYYGLNAFYFVDAAGKRQAVRWRVVPEQTTGAGDVATAADPNVLQQDLTRRIADGAQKWKLLITLAEPGDPVDDATRTWPAQRTTIDAGTLVLDRVEPQDSGPCRDVNYDPTVLPQGIQVSGDPLLAARSAAYADSYLRRTSEEAGVAGAARLSAEGR, encoded by the coding sequence ATGAAGCAATCTTCCTCTTCTTCGCCGCCGCGCGAGCCCGGGCGTGGATGGTGGCGCTGGGCTGTGATCGGCGGTGCTGTGGCCGGCGTGGCCGTGGCGTTCGGGTATGTGGGCGGCTGGCTGGCGCCGGCGCGTCTGACCCCACACCGGCTCGTCGACGCGCTGCAGACGGCCGGCGGCGAGCATCCGGGCTTCCGGCGCAATCACGCGAAGGGCGTGTGCGTGACCGGTTACTTCGAGAGCAACGGCGCGGCGAGCGCGTATTCGATCGCGCCGTTCTTCAAGGCGGTGCGCACGCCGGTGGTCGGGCGCTTCGCGCTGCCGGGCGGGAATCCGTATGCGCCCGACAGCAGCGTGCCGATCCGCAGCCTCGCGCTGAAGCTCACCGCGCCGGACGGCCAGCAATGGCGGACCGGGATGAACGCGATGCCCGTGTTTCCGGTGGCGACGCCGAAGGCGTTCTACGCGCAGTTGCTGGCGACCCGGCCGGATCCGGCAACGGGCAAGCCCGATCCGGAGAAGGTGAAGGCGTTTTTCGGCGCGCATCCTGAGACGGCTGCATTCCGCGCATGGGTGAAGGGTGCGAAGCCGAGCGCGAGCTACGTCACCGAAAGCTATTACGGATTGAACGCGTTCTACTTCGTCGACGCGGCCGGCAAGCGTCAGGCGGTGCGGTGGCGCGTCGTGCCGGAGCAGACGACGGGCGCTGGCGACGTCGCGACGGCTGCGGATCCGAACGTGCTGCAGCAGGATCTGACGCGGCGCATCGCGGACGGTGCGCAGAAATGGAAACTGCTGATCACGCTGGCGGAGCCCGGCGACCCGGTGGACGACGCGACGAGGACCTGGCCCGCGCAGCGGACAACGATCGACGCCGGCACGCTCGTGCTCGACCGTGTGGAGCCGCAGGACAGCGGGCCGTGCCGGGACGTGAATTACGACCCGACGGTGTTGCCGCAAGGGATTCAGGTGTCGGGTGATCCGTTGCTGGCGGCGCGGTCCGCGGCTTACGCGGATTCGTATTTGCGCCGGACGAGTGAAGAGGCCGGTGTGGCCGGCGCGGCGCGATTGAGTGCGGAGGGACGATGA
- a CDS encoding sigma-70 family RNA polymerase sigma factor, which yields MPSNAPDDDALRELIPRLRRFALWLARDVHAADDLVQSTLERALSRWASRRDDASLRSWLFTILYRQFLDGKRSAKRYAWLLGRIRDDDEAHWPSAEREVAARATLEAFGRLSDEQRSLLLLVAVEGFTYQEVADLLDVPIGTVMSRLSRARQALRQLSDGELPAPSLRLMK from the coding sequence ATGCCCTCCAACGCCCCCGACGACGACGCATTGCGCGAACTCATCCCCCGGCTGCGCCGCTTCGCGCTCTGGCTGGCGCGCGATGTCCATGCGGCCGACGATCTCGTGCAGTCGACGCTCGAGCGCGCGCTGTCGCGCTGGGCAAGCCGACGCGACGACGCATCGCTGCGCAGCTGGCTATTCACGATCCTTTACCGGCAGTTTCTCGACGGCAAACGCAGCGCGAAGCGCTACGCATGGCTGCTCGGCCGCATTCGCGACGACGACGAAGCGCACTGGCCGTCAGCCGAACGCGAGGTGGCCGCACGCGCGACGCTCGAAGCGTTCGGCCGGCTTTCCGACGAACAGCGCAGCCTGCTGCTGCTCGTCGCGGTCGAGGGCTTCACGTATCAGGAAGTCGCCGACCTGCTCGACGTGCCGATCGGCACCGTGATGTCGCGACTCTCCCGCGCGCGCCAGGCACTTCGCCAGCTCAGCGACGGCGAGCTTCCCGCTCCTTCTCTCCGCTTGATGAAATGA
- a CDS encoding anti-sigma factor family protein: MNTLRPDEHDLQAYVDGQLDDDARAAVERYLALHPESAEQVKQWQLDAQRLRAALESVRMPGENPALDPAVIRAKRAERSRMRFAMAASFVFCIGLGTLGGWQARGWNAPPPIAPMSDAVEAYRMMVVDQTAKVDYRPTGARDLQGWLTRRVGASARLPDLGAAGFRPVGGRLFTTDSGATAAMVLYEDDAGRTLSFYLRPAESKHRLLPAGQRVDGALLARYGSVNGLNYAVVGPVDKVAERAVVQALDQQI, translated from the coding sequence ATGAATACGCTCCGTCCCGACGAACACGATCTCCAGGCCTATGTCGACGGCCAGCTCGACGACGATGCGCGCGCCGCGGTCGAGCGATATCTCGCGCTGCATCCGGAGAGCGCGGAACAGGTGAAGCAATGGCAACTGGATGCGCAGCGATTACGGGCCGCGCTGGAGAGCGTGCGGATGCCTGGTGAGAATCCTGCACTCGATCCGGCGGTGATTCGGGCGAAGCGTGCAGAACGCTCGCGGATGCGGTTCGCGATGGCCGCTTCGTTCGTGTTCTGTATCGGGCTCGGGACGCTCGGCGGCTGGCAGGCGCGCGGGTGGAACGCGCCGCCGCCCATCGCGCCGATGAGCGATGCGGTCGAGGCTTATCGGATGATGGTGGTCGATCAAACCGCGAAGGTCGATTACCGGCCGACGGGTGCGCGCGATTTGCAAGGGTGGCTCACCCGACGCGTGGGAGCATCGGCGAGGCTGCCGGATTTGGGTGCGGCAGGGTTCAGGCCGGTTGGCGGGCGGCTGTTTACGACCGACAGTGGCGCTACTGCCGCGATGGTGCTCTATGAGGACGATGCCGGGCGAACGCTGAGCTTCTACCTCCGGCCGGCGGAATCGAAACATCGACTGCTGCCGGCCGGGCAACGTGTGGATGGTGCGCTGCTCGCGCGGTATGGGTCGGTGAACGGGCTCAATTACGCGGTGGTCGGGCCGGTGGACAAGGTCGCGGAACGGGCCGTCGTGCAGGCGCTCGATCAGCAGATTTGA
- a CDS encoding Imm72 family immunity protein, whose product MTNTIKQYDMTDDATRRKIFWLLQRLTSFSLWRRKRDAFAIFASEYENTVKTQPEDDPEPMPADNLPTIFEILAAYDRGLSELARGYRFVWQRGESLQYAVDRYRHLNAYFFPHPDYWDRGAQAAPYPPKVEALAQLLHASEYQMEHVPFEPGHTELAQLRSVGLLLSQKAYEHGFYTLPYPVFPESLPEVPEPVGPVIKSGDKVPCDGIWEPVAVEQQKVLGVVPVGNRSLRNNGCFNYFIRDIRAPNLRDDEARVPVKTHWRLLWEDERYADGVIPDESQYFLEPPSTPQVDQETVAQVRTGDICPVSGEWQTDEYGGKTLRVQAGAAMPDMLIRDNLGELKVHWVTWRLVKRA is encoded by the coding sequence ATGACGAATACGATCAAGCAGTACGACATGACGGACGACGCGACGCGGCGCAAAATCTTCTGGTTGCTTCAACGCCTGACCAGTTTTTCGCTCTGGAGGCGCAAGCGCGATGCGTTTGCAATCTTCGCGAGCGAATATGAGAACACGGTGAAGACCCAGCCGGAAGATGATCCGGAGCCCATGCCGGCCGACAATCTGCCAACCATATTCGAGATACTTGCTGCCTACGATCGAGGGTTGTCAGAACTGGCCCGAGGGTACCGGTTCGTCTGGCAGCGAGGTGAGTCGCTGCAATACGCGGTTGACCGGTATCGGCATCTGAACGCGTATTTCTTCCCGCACCCCGATTACTGGGATCGCGGTGCGCAAGCTGCTCCCTATCCACCGAAGGTCGAGGCGCTCGCTCAGCTACTGCATGCATCGGAATACCAGATGGAGCATGTGCCCTTCGAGCCGGGGCATACCGAGCTTGCACAACTGCGCTCGGTAGGGCTGCTTCTGTCGCAGAAGGCATACGAGCACGGCTTCTACACGCTCCCGTATCCAGTATTTCCCGAGAGCCTGCCCGAGGTCCCCGAACCGGTCGGCCCAGTGATCAAATCCGGTGACAAAGTGCCCTGCGACGGCATCTGGGAACCCGTTGCCGTCGAGCAACAGAAGGTGCTGGGTGTCGTGCCGGTTGGCAATCGCAGTCTGCGCAACAACGGCTGCTTCAATTATTTCATTCGGGACATCCGCGCGCCGAACCTCAGGGACGACGAGGCGCGAGTGCCGGTCAAGACGCACTGGCGACTGTTGTGGGAAGACGAACGATACGCGGATGGCGTCATTCCCGATGAATCGCAGTACTTCCTGGAGCCGCCGTCAACGCCGCAGGTGGACCAGGAAACCGTCGCGCAGGTCCGCACTGGCGATATCTGCCCGGTTTCTGGTGAATGGCAAACGGATGAATATGGCGGCAAGACGCTGCGCGTCCAAGCCGGGGCCGCGATGCCGGATATGCTGATCAGGGACAATCTGGGCGAGCTCAAGGTGCACTGGGTAACCTGGCGTCTGGTGAAGCGCGCGTAG
- a CDS encoding EamA family transporter, whose product MKLSVYVVILAGVFLAATGQIAFKVGADGRHAIAEFINAWVALGLICYGGGTVLWIFALSKAGLTAVYPFTALTFVLVFLAGIVFFGERVSYAQWGGVAMILGGLYLTAVAR is encoded by the coding sequence GTGAAACTGTCCGTATACGTTGTCATTCTGGCCGGCGTGTTCCTGGCTGCAACTGGGCAGATCGCGTTCAAGGTCGGGGCCGATGGTCGCCACGCAATCGCCGAATTCATCAACGCCTGGGTTGCGCTCGGGCTGATCTGCTACGGCGGCGGCACGGTGCTCTGGATCTTCGCATTGAGCAAGGCCGGGCTTACCGCCGTGTATCCGTTTACCGCGCTCACGTTCGTGCTTGTCTTTTTGGCTGGAATCGTATTCTTCGGCGAACGCGTGTCGTATGCGCAATGGGGAGGCGTCGCGATGATCCTCGGTGGGCTGTACCTGACTGCCGTGGCTCGATAG
- a CDS encoding class I SAM-dependent methyltransferase, with protein MSPGFIADDTPRPYDETFYRYQREGSVRSARGVLPSVNAMLRPASILDVGCGAGAWLSVHRELGVQDVTGIDGDYVDRSVLLFDHARFVPADISKHFDLERSFDLVQCLEVGEHVPKASSEILVDNLVRHGKHVLFSAAVPGQGGENHINEQGYGFWRDLFARRGYLLFDFVRPLIAADTRIEPWYRYNLLFFVAAEEAERLPDAIKQHHIDNRSGIPDVSPRGYKTRKLLLRWLPVCMKTGIAILKSRMVANRLKRNEEDR; from the coding sequence ATGTCACCTGGATTCATTGCGGACGACACGCCGCGGCCGTATGACGAGACGTTTTACCGGTATCAGCGCGAAGGATCGGTACGGTCTGCGCGCGGCGTACTGCCAAGCGTCAATGCAATGCTGAGGCCTGCGAGCATCCTCGACGTCGGTTGCGGCGCCGGAGCATGGCTCAGTGTGCATCGTGAGCTCGGCGTGCAGGACGTGACAGGCATCGACGGCGACTATGTGGATCGTTCTGTGTTGCTGTTCGACCATGCTCGCTTCGTGCCGGCCGATATTTCGAAGCACTTCGATCTCGAGCGGTCGTTCGACCTCGTCCAGTGCCTCGAAGTCGGCGAGCATGTCCCGAAGGCATCCAGCGAGATACTCGTCGACAATCTCGTCCGGCATGGCAAACATGTGCTGTTTTCCGCAGCCGTGCCCGGCCAGGGCGGCGAAAACCACATCAACGAACAGGGCTACGGGTTCTGGCGTGACCTGTTCGCGCGGCGCGGCTATCTGCTGTTCGATTTCGTACGGCCGTTGATCGCGGCGGACACCCGCATCGAGCCGTGGTACCGCTACAACCTGCTCTTCTTCGTTGCCGCCGAGGAAGCGGAACGGCTGCCGGACGCCATCAAGCAACATCACATCGACAACCGATCGGGCATACCGGACGTGTCGCCGCGCGGCTACAAGACACGCAAGTTGCTGCTGCGCTGGCTGCCGGTGTGCATGAAGACCGGCATCGCCATCCTGAAGAGCCGCATGGTCGCCAACCGATTGAAGCGCAACGAGGAAGACCGGTGA
- a CDS encoding glycosyltransferase family 2 protein has translation MVALNLVIPCFNEEAVLPETVRRLTILLDRLIRDGIIDPASGVTFVDDGSHDRTWSLIEGFHAADPRIHGLKLSRNHGHQNALLAGLMKVNGDVLISLDADLQDDLDAIPRMLGEYHSGAEIVFGVRQRRDSDGFFKRVSARGYYRLLRRFGVDILPDHADFRLMSRRAIEELRGFREVNLFLRGIVPLLGFRTAIVRYDRQPRFAGKSKYPLARMILLASDGVASFSTKPLQWSAYVGALLALASTVCGIWALSIRLFTDRSVPGWASTVIPMYFLGGLQLLFLGVIGGYVAKIYAETKQRPRFIVEKTL, from the coding sequence ATGGTCGCGCTCAATCTGGTGATTCCCTGCTTCAACGAAGAAGCCGTGTTGCCGGAAACCGTACGCCGGCTCACGATCCTGCTTGACCGGCTTATCCGCGACGGCATCATCGACCCCGCGAGCGGCGTGACGTTCGTCGATGACGGTTCGCACGACCGGACCTGGTCCCTCATCGAAGGCTTCCATGCAGCCGATCCTCGTATTCATGGCCTCAAGCTGTCGCGCAACCACGGGCACCAGAATGCATTGCTTGCGGGCCTCATGAAAGTGAACGGCGACGTGCTGATCAGTCTCGACGCCGATCTCCAGGACGACCTCGACGCGATCCCGCGCATGCTCGGCGAGTACCACTCCGGCGCCGAGATCGTATTCGGCGTACGGCAGCGCCGTGACAGCGACGGCTTCTTCAAGCGCGTAAGCGCGCGCGGTTACTACCGGCTGCTGCGCCGCTTCGGCGTCGACATCTTGCCGGATCACGCGGACTTCCGCCTGATGAGCCGCCGGGCGATCGAGGAATTGCGCGGCTTCCGCGAGGTCAACCTGTTCCTGCGCGGCATCGTGCCGCTGCTGGGCTTTCGCACCGCGATCGTCCGGTACGACCGGCAACCGCGCTTCGCCGGCAAGAGCAAATATCCGCTCGCGAGAATGATCTTGCTCGCATCGGACGGCGTCGCATCGTTTTCGACGAAGCCGCTGCAATGGAGTGCATACGTTGGCGCCCTGCTCGCGCTGGCCTCGACCGTGTGCGGCATCTGGGCGCTGTCGATCCGGCTGTTCACGGACCGATCGGTGCCCGGTTGGGCGTCCACCGTGATCCCGATGTACTTTCTAGGCGGCCTGCAGTTGCTGTTCCTCGGCGTGATCGGCGGCTATGTCGCGAAGATCTATGCGGAGACGAAGCAGCGCCCCCGCTTCATCGTCGAGAAGACGCTATGA
- a CDS encoding sigma-70 family RNA polymerase sigma factor → MTNLDPATGSAEDRADAAASFDPLRRTLIRVAYRMLGSVADAEDIVQDAFIRWMDVDRTEVRVPEAFLRRMVMRMCLDLLKSARHQRETYIGPWLPEPVVEEDDQEDVTLPLMLALERLSPLERAAFLLHDVFGLEFDEVATTIQRDPAACRQLAARARTHVREARPRFHVEKQRGIELAEAFFAASRSGDMRALGAMLAEDVSLHSDGGGKRTAAGKPVFGFEPVMKVHEYLAELFATHASKLVRAGFINGLPGFVTLESDGELQTTALEIEDGKIIAIYVVRNPDKLKHLH, encoded by the coding sequence ATGACGAACCTCGATCCGGCCACGGGCAGTGCCGAAGACCGGGCCGACGCGGCGGCGAGCTTCGATCCGCTGCGTCGCACGCTGATCCGCGTCGCGTACCGGATGCTCGGTTCCGTCGCGGACGCCGAGGACATCGTGCAGGACGCGTTCATCCGCTGGATGGACGTCGATCGCACCGAGGTGCGCGTGCCCGAGGCGTTCCTGCGCCGCATGGTGATGCGCATGTGCCTCGATCTGCTGAAGTCCGCGCGGCACCAGCGCGAGACCTATATCGGCCCGTGGCTGCCGGAGCCGGTCGTTGAGGAAGATGATCAGGAGGACGTCACGCTGCCGCTGATGCTCGCGCTCGAACGGCTGTCGCCGCTCGAACGTGCGGCATTCCTGCTGCACGACGTGTTCGGCCTCGAGTTCGACGAAGTGGCGACGACGATCCAGCGCGACCCGGCCGCATGCCGGCAGCTGGCCGCGCGAGCGCGTACGCACGTGCGCGAGGCGCGGCCGCGGTTTCATGTCGAGAAGCAGCGCGGAATCGAGCTGGCCGAGGCATTCTTCGCGGCATCACGCAGCGGCGACATGCGCGCGCTCGGCGCGATGCTCGCCGAGGACGTGAGCCTGCATTCCGACGGCGGCGGCAAACGCACGGCCGCGGGCAAACCGGTGTTCGGTTTCGAGCCCGTGATGAAGGTGCACGAGTATCTGGCCGAGCTGTTCGCGACGCATGCATCGAAACTCGTGCGGGCCGGGTTCATCAACGGGTTGCCGGGGTTCGTCACGCTGGAATCCGACGGCGAACTGCAGACCACGGCGCTCGAGATCGAGGACGGGAAGATCATCGCGATCTATGTCGTGCGGAATCCTGACAAGTTGAAGCATCTGCATTGA
- a CDS encoding carboxymuconolactone decarboxylase family protein, whose translation MTAKLNPFAAAPALMKSWMTVSVAAAGSLEPTLIELVKIRASQINACANCLNMHTVEAREQGETEQRINLLAAWREAPCYTDRERAALGWTDTLTRLSEGHGAHEAAYAALNDHFSQEEQVKLTVMINVINGWNRLAIGFGLWIDPAEAKAAAAKMVA comes from the coding sequence ATGACTGCGAAACTCAATCCGTTTGCCGCCGCGCCCGCGCTGATGAAGAGCTGGATGACCGTATCGGTTGCCGCTGCCGGGAGCCTCGAGCCGACGCTGATCGAGCTGGTCAAGATTCGCGCATCGCAGATCAACGCGTGTGCGAACTGCCTTAACATGCACACGGTCGAGGCGCGTGAGCAAGGCGAGACCGAGCAGCGCATCAACCTGTTGGCCGCGTGGCGCGAAGCGCCCTGCTACACCGACCGCGAACGCGCGGCGCTCGGCTGGACCGACACGCTCACGCGACTGTCGGAGGGCCATGGCGCGCACGAAGCCGCGTATGCTGCGCTGAACGATCACTTCAGCCAGGAGGAACAGGTGAAACTCACGGTGATGATCAACGTGATCAACGGCTGGAACCGGCTGGCCATCGGCTTCGGGCTGTGGATCGATCCGGCTGAAGCGAAAGCCGCTGCCGCGAAGATGGTGGCCTGA
- the egtB gene encoding ergothioneine biosynthesis protein EgtB, which produces MSLPASQLQRRYQDVRAHSIALTATLSAEDQAVQSMPDASPVKWHLAHTTWFFETVVLMRRVRGYAPFDVAFQFLFNSYYEALGPRHPRPQRGLLTRPSLDEVHAYRQHVDDAMLRALDGADPAMLATIAPEIELGLHHEQQHQELIVTDMLHAFSCNPLKPAFRPRDSADTQAALAAGDAGPLRWLPQPGGLVEIGHDGDAFSFDNERPRHTALVRPCEIANRLVTNAEFAAFIADGGYARPEYWLSDGWATVQREGWQGPAYWIADDGGEPDTVHAWRAFGLHGVEPLAPDAPVCHVSFYEAAAYAEWAGARLPTEFEWEAAFGADGIQQMLGHVWQWTRSSYEPYPGFRPLAGVAAEYNGKFMVGQQVLRGSSIATPPGHERPTYRNFFPPAARWQFTGVRLARDV; this is translated from the coding sequence ATGAGCCTCCCTGCATCCCAGCTTCAGCGCCGTTATCAGGACGTGCGCGCCCACAGCATCGCGTTGACGGCGACGCTGTCCGCCGAAGACCAGGCCGTGCAGTCGATGCCCGACGCGAGTCCGGTGAAATGGCATCTCGCGCATACGACCTGGTTCTTCGAAACCGTCGTGCTGATGCGTCGCGTGCGCGGCTACGCGCCGTTCGACGTCGCATTCCAGTTCCTCTTCAATTCCTATTACGAAGCACTCGGCCCGCGCCATCCGCGACCGCAGCGCGGGCTGCTCACGCGTCCGTCGCTCGACGAGGTGCACGCGTACCGGCAGCATGTCGACGATGCGATGCTGCGCGCGCTCGACGGCGCCGATCCGGCGATGCTCGCCACGATCGCGCCCGAGATTGAACTCGGCCTGCATCACGAACAGCAGCATCAGGAATTGATCGTCACGGACATGCTGCATGCGTTCTCGTGCAATCCGCTGAAGCCGGCGTTCCGGCCGCGCGACAGCGCCGATACACAAGCCGCACTGGCCGCGGGCGATGCAGGCCCGTTGCGCTGGCTGCCGCAGCCGGGCGGGCTCGTCGAGATCGGCCACGACGGCGACGCATTCTCGTTCGACAACGAACGGCCGCGCCATACGGCGCTTGTGCGTCCGTGCGAGATCGCGAACCGCCTCGTGACGAATGCGGAATTCGCGGCCTTCATCGCGGACGGCGGCTACGCACGCCCCGAATACTGGCTGTCGGACGGTTGGGCGACGGTGCAGCGGGAAGGGTGGCAAGGGCCCGCGTACTGGATTGCGGACGACGGCGGTGAGCCGGACACCGTACACGCATGGCGCGCGTTCGGTCTGCACGGCGTGGAGCCGCTCGCGCCCGATGCACCCGTGTGTCACGTGAGCTTCTACGAAGCGGCCGCGTACGCGGAGTGGGCCGGCGCGCGCCTGCCGACCGAATTCGAATGGGAAGCCGCATTCGGCGCGGACGGTATTCAACAGATGCTCGGGCACGTGTGGCAGTGGACGCGTTCGTCATACGAGCCGTATCCGGGCTTTCGGCCGCTGGCGGGCGTCGCCGCCGAATACAACGGCAAGTTCATGGTCGGCCAGCAGGTCCTGCGCGGCAGCAGCATCGCGACACCGCCTGGGCACGAACGGCCGACGTACCGCAATTTCTTTCCGCCGGCAGCGCGCTGGCAATTCACGGGAGTGCGACTTGCGCGAGACGTCTGA